One window of Cryptobacterium curtum DSM 15641 genomic DNA carries:
- a CDS encoding HAD family hydrolase, producing MNSSANEVASLRQSSSLQGILFDLDGTLLDTYDLLQQSFRRATREVLGYVAPMEHFNRTIGRPLDEQMLGYGDEETARALSAAYRSYDHQMRANALKTFDGMEETLEELKCDGWRLGVVTSKRHESAQFCLDLFDMMRFFECLIGADDVVRPKPDPNPIEVGSHLLGLESTQCLYVGDSPYDMQAAAASGARGIAVAWGQHPIETLCEQHPVACCATPADLPRLARSLRDKTFNKNGSTQSAVHMDSAFTAVYNSTASSQAACQTNIRMSNEAGTENSNQAHVKDSTQCDVKAPIR from the coding sequence ATGAACAGTAGCGCCAATGAGGTAGCTTCTTTACGTCAGTCTTCTTCGCTTCAAGGCATTTTGTTCGATTTAGACGGCACCTTGCTTGATACCTATGATCTTTTGCAGCAGTCGTTTCGCCGTGCGACTCGTGAAGTGCTTGGATATGTTGCGCCGATGGAACATTTCAATCGCACGATCGGCCGCCCACTTGACGAACAGATGCTTGGCTACGGCGATGAAGAAACAGCCCGTGCACTTTCAGCGGCGTATCGGTCGTACGACCACCAGATGCGTGCCAATGCACTTAAGACATTCGATGGTATGGAAGAAACTCTCGAAGAGCTCAAATGCGATGGATGGCGTCTTGGGGTAGTTACCTCGAAGAGACATGAGTCAGCGCAATTCTGCCTTGATCTATTCGATATGATGCGTTTTTTTGAATGTCTGATCGGCGCCGACGACGTAGTGCGCCCTAAGCCTGATCCTAATCCGATTGAGGTCGGAAGCCATCTGTTAGGTCTTGAAAGCACGCAGTGTCTTTATGTGGGTGATAGTCCCTATGACATGCAAGCAGCAGCTGCATCGGGGGCTCGTGGGATAGCAGTGGCATGGGGTCAGCATCCGATAGAAACACTGTGCGAGCAACATCCTGTTGCTTGTTGCGCTACGCCAGCAGACCTTCCGCGTCTTGCGCGGTCACTGCGCGACAAAACGTTCAACAAAAATGGATCCACGCAGTCAGCAGTTCATATGGATTCAGCTTTCACTGCAGTCTACAATTCAACAGCTTCTAGCCAAGCCGCCTGCCAAACAAATATTAGAATGTCTAACGAAGCAGGCACAGAAAACTCCAATCAAGCGCACGTAAAAGATTCAACTCAATGCGATGTGAAAGCTCCTATCCGATGA
- a CDS encoding ABC1 kinase family protein, which produces MSDNTVLKHFFGYGASSDSEKRFDLNGRTRSRRMREIISILRKHHFMQGFTPESFRAALEDLGPSFVKIGQTLSTRSEILPTAYCDELAKLQTECDPLPFSVIMQVLSTIYGDKFKRLFSEVDPRPLGSASLAQVHKAHLSTGDVVAVKVQRPGVRATMAQDIDIMRKLVHHAARFMKDGQMLDLQEVVEEMWATFLEETDFTREADNLQRFADLNRTVAFIDCPKVYPELCSEDVLVMEYVDGIPIYRRDLLVEAGYDLAEIGEKVLDNYATQILDFGFFHADPHPGNILIREGKIVYIDLGIMGRLTPSERSGFSEIIHAVGMLDAQRLKDALIAFAASKDNASIDHARFLADLDLLLSQYGSCDVADLDIGLFLGDVFALTRMSRVTLPSSITNVSRGIVSIEGTIASFIPDNNIINIVNEHIKRSSNPLSEFEDFLLNTARDTRKAAKGTLEAAELSGPMLKMLTRGQLKFNMEVLGSEAPMASLSKIVNRLTLGIITAGLFMGSSLFAPYGSGPFVLGMPLLSFFGYAGAMVLSIWIVVDIWRRK; this is translated from the coding sequence ATGTCCGATAATACAGTTCTCAAGCACTTCTTCGGATACGGGGCAAGTTCTGATTCTGAAAAGCGTTTTGATCTCAATGGGAGGACGCGTTCCCGACGCATGCGCGAGATTATTTCTATCTTGCGCAAACATCACTTTATGCAGGGATTTACCCCTGAAAGTTTTCGTGCGGCCTTAGAAGATCTTGGTCCCAGTTTTGTAAAGATTGGACAGACGCTCTCAACGCGTTCCGAAATACTCCCAACAGCCTATTGCGATGAATTGGCCAAACTGCAGACCGAATGCGACCCTCTGCCTTTTTCGGTGATTATGCAGGTGCTTAGTACTATCTATGGCGATAAGTTCAAGCGTCTCTTTAGCGAAGTAGACCCACGTCCGCTTGGCAGTGCGTCTCTTGCGCAGGTGCACAAGGCACATCTCAGTACCGGTGATGTTGTTGCGGTAAAGGTGCAGCGACCCGGCGTACGTGCAACTATGGCACAAGACATCGATATCATGCGCAAGTTAGTGCACCATGCAGCTCGTTTTATGAAGGATGGGCAGATGCTCGACCTTCAAGAGGTTGTCGAAGAAATGTGGGCGACATTTCTTGAGGAAACCGATTTCACCCGCGAAGCGGACAACCTACAGCGTTTTGCTGATCTCAATCGTACGGTTGCTTTTATTGATTGTCCAAAGGTATATCCCGAACTGTGCAGCGAAGACGTGCTGGTTATGGAATACGTTGATGGCATTCCTATCTATCGGCGCGATTTACTGGTGGAAGCGGGCTACGATCTTGCGGAAATCGGCGAGAAAGTGCTTGATAACTACGCGACACAGATTCTTGATTTTGGATTTTTCCATGCCGACCCGCATCCGGGAAATATTCTTATACGCGAGGGGAAGATCGTCTATATCGACTTGGGTATTATGGGACGTTTAACACCCAGCGAACGATCGGGCTTTTCAGAGATTATTCATGCGGTGGGCATGCTCGATGCGCAGCGGCTGAAAGATGCGCTTATCGCCTTTGCAGCTTCAAAGGATAATGCATCTATTGACCATGCCCGCTTTTTAGCCGACCTTGACCTGCTGCTTTCTCAGTACGGTTCATGCGATGTGGCTGACCTTGATATTGGCCTGTTCTTGGGTGATGTGTTTGCCCTCACGCGTATGAGTCGGGTGACGTTGCCTTCGTCAATCACTAATGTCTCGCGTGGCATTGTATCCATTGAAGGTACGATCGCATCGTTTATTCCCGACAATAATATCATCAATATTGTTAACGAGCATATCAAGCGTTCAAGTAATCCGCTGTCCGAATTTGAAGACTTCCTTCTGAACACAGCGCGCGATACACGCAAGGCGGCGAAGGGCACACTTGAAGCAGCTGAGCTATCTGGCCCAATGCTTAAGATGCTGACGCGTGGGCAGCTGAAGTTTAATATGGAAGTGCTTGGGTCGGAAGCGCCTATGGCATCACTTTCGAAAATCGTAAATCGTCTTACGCTCGGTATTATTACGGCAGGTCTGTTTATGGGTTCGAGTCTTTTTGCACCCTACGGGTCTGGGCCGTTTGTTCTTGGGATGCCGCTGTTGTCGTTCTTTGGCTATGCGGGTGCTATGGTGTTATCCATTTGGATAGTGGTAGATATCTGGCGACGGAAGTAA
- a CDS encoding proline--tRNA ligase has protein sequence MSQIIRMSALYVPTLKEVPTDADIASHQLLLRAGMMRKSATGAYTYLPLGWRVIRKIERIVREEMDAIGSQEIMMPVIQPAELWHESGRWNDYGPELMRMDDRHGHGLCLGPTHEELITALVRNELRSYKQLPVILYQIQSKFRDEIRPRFGLMRSREFIMKDAYSFHASKESLQKTYDEMSAAYARICERVGLVYRPVEADAGQIGGSVTCEYHALADAGEAELASCSCGWASNTEVAACQCHPTEYPETELRKVATPGVATIADLAQFLKCPESSTVKAMVGKDSKGNPWVLFVPGDHELNELKATRAVDGFTLMNDEELAASGLPKGSIGCVGLPKGVRIGADVSLKNIVHWVVGANEHGFHYVGAEQGRDFTVDIWADLCTIKAGDVCPECGELVEITRGIEVGQVFQLGDKYSRAMGATFMAEDGSEQPFLMGCYGVGVSRTMAAVVEQHNDEYGIKWPLSVAPAQVCILPLAVGDEEVEPAAEALAHELAGMGLEVVIDDRKERPGVKFAEADLLGWPLQIIIGKRGLDAGEYELKNRSTGAKRTIAIDEFNAALAMVKSMPDVARAAIEQILERIAGTEAL, from the coding sequence ATGAGCCAGATCATCCGCATGAGTGCTCTGTATGTACCCACGCTTAAAGAAGTGCCCACCGATGCCGATATTGCGAGTCACCAGCTCTTGCTGCGTGCTGGCATGATGCGCAAAAGCGCGACGGGTGCTTATACCTATTTGCCCCTTGGATGGCGTGTTATTCGCAAAATTGAGCGGATTGTGCGCGAAGAAATGGATGCCATTGGGTCGCAAGAGATTATGATGCCGGTTATTCAACCGGCTGAGCTTTGGCACGAAAGCGGCCGGTGGAACGATTACGGCCCTGAACTTATGCGCATGGACGACCGTCACGGGCATGGTTTATGTCTCGGTCCAACGCACGAGGAGCTTATTACTGCCCTTGTTCGTAACGAACTGCGTTCCTACAAGCAATTGCCGGTGATTCTCTATCAGATTCAATCGAAGTTCCGCGACGAAATTCGGCCGCGTTTTGGCCTGATGCGGAGTCGCGAATTTATCATGAAGGATGCCTACAGCTTCCACGCGAGCAAAGAATCACTGCAGAAGACTTACGACGAAATGAGTGCGGCGTATGCCCGTATTTGCGAGCGTGTGGGATTAGTCTATCGTCCTGTCGAAGCTGATGCTGGTCAAATTGGCGGTAGTGTGACCTGCGAATATCATGCCCTTGCTGACGCTGGTGAAGCTGAATTAGCTTCCTGTTCTTGTGGATGGGCATCCAACACTGAAGTGGCCGCATGTCAGTGTCACCCCACTGAATATCCCGAGACTGAACTGCGCAAGGTTGCTACACCGGGCGTTGCAACCATTGCCGATTTAGCCCAATTCCTTAAGTGTCCTGAGTCTTCAACCGTTAAGGCCATGGTTGGCAAAGACTCCAAGGGGAACCCCTGGGTGCTGTTTGTGCCGGGCGATCATGAACTGAACGAACTTAAAGCTACACGGGCAGTAGATGGCTTTACGCTAATGAATGATGAAGAACTGGCTGCTTCGGGGTTGCCCAAGGGTTCAATTGGTTGTGTGGGGCTGCCGAAGGGTGTGCGTATCGGGGCTGATGTAAGCCTCAAGAATATTGTCCATTGGGTTGTTGGTGCTAACGAACATGGCTTCCACTATGTCGGTGCCGAACAGGGGCGTGATTTCACGGTAGATATCTGGGCCGACCTGTGTACGATTAAAGCAGGCGATGTTTGTCCTGAGTGCGGTGAGCTCGTTGAGATTACGCGCGGCATTGAAGTAGGACAGGTGTTTCAGCTTGGCGACAAATACTCGCGTGCTATGGGCGCTACCTTTATGGCGGAAGATGGGTCTGAACAGCCATTTCTTATGGGCTGCTACGGTGTTGGTGTTTCGCGCACTATGGCTGCAGTGGTCGAACAGCATAACGATGAATATGGCATTAAATGGCCGTTGAGTGTGGCGCCGGCGCAGGTGTGTATCTTGCCACTCGCAGTGGGTGACGAAGAAGTTGAGCCTGCTGCTGAAGCACTGGCGCATGAGCTAGCCGGAATGGGTCTTGAAGTGGTTATCGACGACCGCAAAGAGCGTCCTGGTGTAAAGTTTGCTGAAGCGGATCTGCTCGGCTGGCCTCTGCAGATTATTATCGGTAAGCGTGGACTTGATGCTGGCGAATATGAATTGAAGAATCGTTCTACCGGAGCAAAACGCACGATTGCCATCGATGAATTCAATGCTGCGTTGGCTATGGTGAAATCGATGCCAGATGTTGCGCGGGCAGCTATCGAGCAAATTCTCGAACGCATAGCGGGCACAGAAGCTCTGTAG
- the ispG gene encoding flavodoxin-dependent (E)-4-hydroxy-3-methylbut-2-enyl-diphosphate synthase yields MSDSTSRKTNAGQPVAPHELTRRVMVGSVPLGAGAPCAVQSMTCMPADDAQANLDQIARLAAAGCEIVRMAIPRRAYLDTFQAVCEASPLPVVADVHFDAHIAIEAARRGAAKLRINPGNVGGLAKADAVIDAAGEAGIPIRIGVNAGSLDDALAARDDLALPEKLAESAAGYVDHFEQRGFTDIVVSAKASDVPTTVAAYRLLAQRIPEIPLHIGVTEAGTLFQGLVKSASGLGILLEEGIGDTMRISLTDDPVEEVHACWSLLSALGLRRRSPELVSCPTCGRCQVNLIGLAKEVDERLRDVASPVKVAVMGCVVNGPGEAADADIGVACGSGSGVIFKDGKTLRKVDEASIVDALMEEIGKL; encoded by the coding sequence ATGAGTGATAGTACAAGCAGGAAAACGAATGCAGGGCAGCCGGTGGCGCCTCATGAATTAACACGACGGGTCATGGTGGGCTCAGTACCTTTAGGGGCTGGTGCTCCCTGTGCCGTACAGTCAATGACATGCATGCCAGCTGACGACGCCCAAGCAAACCTCGATCAAATTGCGCGTCTTGCTGCAGCTGGCTGTGAAATTGTGCGTATGGCCATTCCCCGTCGTGCCTATCTTGATACGTTCCAAGCAGTCTGCGAGGCGTCGCCTTTGCCGGTGGTGGCCGACGTGCACTTTGATGCGCATATTGCCATTGAAGCAGCGCGCCGCGGCGCAGCGAAACTGCGCATCAATCCTGGCAATGTTGGTGGTCTTGCTAAGGCTGATGCAGTTATTGACGCAGCTGGTGAAGCGGGTATCCCCATTCGTATTGGCGTTAATGCGGGCTCTCTCGACGATGCTCTTGCAGCGCGTGACGACTTAGCACTGCCCGAAAAACTTGCCGAATCTGCTGCTGGCTACGTAGATCATTTCGAGCAGCGTGGGTTCACTGATATTGTAGTATCGGCTAAGGCTTCCGACGTTCCCACCACCGTTGCTGCTTATCGCTTACTGGCACAGCGCATCCCTGAGATTCCCCTGCATATTGGGGTAACCGAAGCCGGTACGCTGTTCCAGGGTCTTGTTAAGTCGGCAAGTGGTTTAGGGATTCTACTGGAAGAAGGCATTGGCGATACCATGCGTATTTCGCTAACCGACGATCCGGTGGAAGAAGTGCATGCGTGCTGGTCGTTGCTGTCGGCCTTGGGGTTGCGTCGTCGCAGTCCTGAACTGGTAAGTTGTCCCACCTGTGGGCGGTGTCAGGTCAATTTAATCGGGCTGGCAAAAGAAGTTGACGAGCGCTTACGTGATGTGGCGTCACCGGTAAAGGTGGCGGTTATGGGCTGTGTGGTCAACGGGCCGGGTGAGGCGGCCGATGCCGATATCGGTGTGGCGTGTGGGTCTGGATCAGGCGTGATTTTCAAAGACGGGAAAACCTTGCGCAAGGTGGACGAAGCATCTATTGTGGATGCTTTGATGGAGGAGATTGGAAAACTATGA
- the pdxS gene encoding pyridoxal 5'-phosphate synthase lyase subunit PdxS, which yields MDNKRYGLNKQLAQMLKGGVIMDVTTPEQAHIAEEAGACAVMALERIPADIRAAGGVSRMSDPKMIKGIQQAVSIPVMAKCRIGHFVEAQILEAIEIDYIDESEVLSPADDVYHIDKTAFSVPFVCGARNLGEALRRIAEGATMIRTKGEPGTGDVVQAVTHMRLIQAQIHQVASLREDELFEEAKRLQVPVDLLRTVHDSGALPVVNFAAGGVATPADAALMMQLGAEGVFVGSGIFKSGNPAKRAQAIVKAVANYKDASLIASLSEDLGEAMVGINEQEIELLMAERGK from the coding sequence ATGGACAACAAGCGTTACGGACTGAACAAGCAACTGGCCCAGATGCTCAAAGGCGGCGTCATTATGGACGTAACGACCCCCGAACAAGCACATATCGCTGAAGAAGCAGGAGCCTGTGCAGTCATGGCACTTGAACGTATTCCTGCTGATATTCGCGCAGCAGGTGGCGTGTCACGCATGAGTGATCCCAAAATGATCAAGGGGATACAGCAAGCAGTCAGTATCCCGGTGATGGCAAAATGCCGCATTGGTCATTTTGTCGAAGCGCAGATTCTTGAAGCTATAGAAATCGACTACATCGACGAATCCGAGGTGCTCTCCCCTGCTGACGACGTGTATCACATCGACAAGACTGCCTTTTCAGTGCCGTTTGTTTGCGGCGCACGCAACTTAGGCGAAGCGCTCAGACGTATTGCTGAGGGTGCCACAATGATCCGCACGAAAGGTGAACCGGGCACGGGCGATGTTGTACAGGCCGTTACGCACATGCGCCTTATCCAAGCGCAAATTCATCAGGTAGCAAGCCTGCGTGAAGATGAACTCTTCGAAGAAGCAAAACGCTTACAAGTACCCGTTGATTTACTGCGCACAGTCCACGATAGTGGAGCGCTACCTGTAGTGAATTTTGCGGCTGGTGGCGTAGCAACTCCAGCAGACGCAGCCCTTATGATGCAGCTGGGCGCTGAAGGTGTATTTGTTGGGTCGGGTATCTTCAAATCGGGTAACCCCGCCAAACGTGCACAAGCCATTGTAAAGGCTGTTGCCAACTATAAAGATGCCTCTCTGATTGCTTCACTTTCTGAAGACTTGGGCGAAGCCATGGTGGGCATCAACGAACAGGAAATCGAATTACTTATGGCCGAACGAGGCAAGTAA
- a CDS encoding peptidase U32 family protein, whose amino-acid sequence MSSTANNLAISSAVDKRECEKCELLAPAGGWEQLHYAIRFGADAVYLAADRFGMRARANNFSLDEIPQVVECAHQANVAVHVTLNVQMYDGDLAELAHYVHSLASAQVDAVIVGDLGALRIVRQQAPDLAVHVSTQASVSNVPSALTWYELGARRIVCAREMSLDAIARLRTELPSDLEIEAFAHGAQCMATSGRCLISDYMTGRSGVTGNCAQPCRWKYSLQEEKRPGKFFSVEEDDRGSYLLNAQDLNMLAHVDDMRQAGINSIKIEGRNKKAFYVACVVNAYRQVLDGADPSDWEGELETVSHRPYGTGFYFGPAHQTPETDDYVRPYDWVFEVLTCKAEPDGSWCAWGLARNRFTHNAQLEVLSPGQPVRTFHAEDIHWVPRLGCSEVDAARAAGLSDPLTNHLDANVAASAHTFAERLIASGLLDLARPARAQVEEANRIMDVYTMRVPFPLCAHDMVRAPRSETM is encoded by the coding sequence ATGAGCTCGACCGCAAATAATTTAGCTATCTCGTCAGCGGTTGATAAACGTGAATGTGAGAAGTGCGAACTACTTGCTCCAGCTGGTGGGTGGGAACAGCTGCATTACGCGATTCGGTTTGGCGCCGATGCAGTGTATTTGGCAGCTGACCGGTTTGGCATGCGGGCACGGGCGAATAACTTTTCTCTCGATGAAATACCGCAGGTTGTTGAGTGCGCCCACCAGGCGAATGTTGCGGTTCACGTGACCCTCAATGTGCAGATGTACGACGGTGACTTGGCGGAACTGGCGCACTATGTTCACTCGCTTGCGTCAGCACAGGTTGATGCGGTTATTGTGGGCGATTTGGGCGCACTGAGGATAGTACGTCAACAGGCGCCGGATCTCGCAGTGCATGTGAGTACGCAGGCATCAGTTTCGAATGTTCCCTCGGCGTTAACCTGGTATGAACTGGGAGCACGCCGCATTGTCTGTGCGCGCGAAATGAGCCTTGATGCCATTGCGCGGCTCCGGACAGAACTTCCCAGCGATTTAGAAATAGAAGCCTTTGCGCATGGTGCACAGTGTATGGCAACATCGGGTAGGTGTTTGATCAGCGATTATATGACAGGGCGCAGTGGTGTAACAGGTAATTGTGCGCAGCCCTGTCGTTGGAAATACTCGCTGCAAGAAGAAAAGCGACCCGGCAAATTCTTCAGCGTGGAAGAGGACGACCGGGGTAGCTATCTATTAAATGCGCAGGATTTGAATATGCTGGCTCACGTGGATGATATGCGCCAGGCGGGTATTAATTCCATCAAGATTGAAGGGCGCAACAAAAAGGCGTTCTATGTGGCGTGCGTCGTTAATGCGTATCGACAGGTACTTGATGGAGCTGATCCATCTGACTGGGAAGGTGAACTGGAAACGGTTTCACATCGGCCCTATGGTACAGGATTCTATTTTGGTCCAGCACACCAAACACCTGAAACAGATGACTATGTTCGTCCGTATGACTGGGTATTTGAAGTGCTCACCTGTAAGGCAGAACCAGATGGATCGTGGTGTGCGTGGGGCTTAGCGCGCAATCGCTTTACTCATAATGCGCAGCTTGAAGTACTCTCTCCCGGTCAACCGGTGCGGACATTTCATGCCGAGGACATCCACTGGGTGCCGCGTCTTGGGTGTTCTGAAGTTGATGCTGCGCGTGCCGCTGGCTTGTCTGACCCACTGACCAATCACCTTGATGCGAACGTAGCTGCTTCGGCACATACTTTTGCCGAGCGCTTGATTGCTTCAGGGTTACTTGATTTGGCCCGCCCTGCGCGAGCGCAGGTTGAAGAAGCCAACCGCATCATGGATGTCTATACCATGCGAGTGCCGTTTCCGCTTTGTGCTCACGACATGGTGCGCGCGCCGCGCAGTGAAACTATGTAA
- a CDS encoding site-2 protease family protein, with the protein MDVVLMILYGVLVLGFLVVIHEGGHYCAARAFGVRVTEFMVGLPGPRIGFLHHGTRFGVTAIPLGGYARVCGMEAGEESPHLRRMLALVYERGEVLMEDAARTLSISDDEAYRALDELAEWGSIIPPQRRDKYNIYRAPSSAQACDGGSYAEGEARPLADPAAMFAHERSQQYRALPFWKRCVILLAGPLVNILFALIVFVVLYSLIGFDAVNAQGETVHVQVGPLRALSAGFSYIGMVIAAVAGLFNPQTAAETVSNSTSVMGIAVLSKSAADAGFMSLCMFTAMISVSLGVMNLLPIPPLDGGRFVVEIYQKIRRRTASVRAVNALSLAGMALFGLLFIVMIGQDIQRFVLGTIS; encoded by the coding sequence ATGGACGTTGTCCTTATGATCCTTTATGGCGTGTTGGTCTTGGGCTTTCTGGTGGTTATTCACGAGGGAGGCCATTATTGTGCCGCGCGCGCATTTGGCGTGCGTGTCACTGAATTTATGGTTGGTTTGCCTGGTCCGCGCATTGGTTTTTTGCATCATGGCACGCGTTTCGGTGTCACGGCGATTCCGTTAGGCGGGTATGCGCGCGTGTGTGGCATGGAAGCAGGCGAGGAAAGCCCCCATCTGCGGCGGATGCTGGCGCTGGTTTATGAACGCGGCGAAGTGCTCATGGAAGATGCAGCCCGTACCCTTTCTATCAGCGACGATGAAGCTTATCGTGCGCTCGACGAGCTAGCCGAATGGGGCAGTATTATACCGCCGCAGCGCCGTGACAAGTACAATATCTATCGGGCACCTTCATCTGCCCAAGCGTGTGATGGCGGCTCGTACGCTGAAGGGGAGGCTCGTCCTCTTGCCGACCCAGCGGCAATGTTTGCCCATGAACGATCTCAACAGTATCGTGCTCTGCCGTTTTGGAAGCGCTGCGTTATTCTGTTGGCTGGTCCGCTGGTAAATATCTTGTTTGCACTTATCGTTTTCGTTGTGCTCTATTCGCTCATTGGCTTCGATGCGGTTAATGCTCAGGGCGAAACCGTCCATGTGCAGGTTGGTCCGCTTCGTGCGCTTTCAGCAGGGTTCAGCTACATTGGCATGGTGATTGCAGCAGTCGCGGGGCTCTTCAACCCACAAACCGCGGCGGAAACGGTTTCGAATTCTACATCGGTTATGGGCATCGCCGTGCTTTCCAAATCGGCCGCCGATGCAGGCTTTATGTCGCTATGCATGTTTACTGCGATGATTTCAGTTTCGTTGGGCGTTATGAATCTGCTGCCTATTCCACCGCTTGATGGTGGTCGTTTTGTAGTTGAAATTTACCAGAAGATACGCCGTCGCACGGCGAGTGTGCGTGCGGTTAATGCGCTTTCATTGGCGGGTATGGCGTTATTTGGATTGCTGTTTATTGTCATGATTGGACAAGATATTCAACGTTTTGTCTTAGGAACGATCAGCTGA
- the dxr gene encoding 1-deoxy-D-xylulose-5-phosphate reductoisomerase encodes MSSNVLQSSHSGEERLSSKKRVAILGSTGSIGTQTLDVIAQHPDKLEAVALAVGRRTDEAIAQARAAGVCYVAIGIKDAPAPTVDTTGIEVSFGSDAVVALCRLPEVDVVVNALVGAAGLQASLETLAAGKVLALANKESLVVGGDLVMPQATHETLLPIDSEHGAIYQCLLGEDPREVRRLWVTASGGPFRGRTINELQHITPAEALAHPTWHMGPKISIDSSTLMNKGLEVIEAHHLFAMDYDRINVVVQPQSAIHSMVEFSDGSVKAHLGTTDMRIPIQFALSYPKRWDAPVAPLDFTQLGSLEFAPADTATFRCLDLARAAGRTGGTLPCAMNAANEVAVAAFLAGKLDYLGIPWVVETVMDVHEVSSVESFTQLQEIDAWARSHARSACNERTKR; translated from the coding sequence ATGTCATCTAACGTGTTGCAGTCATCGCACAGTGGGGAAGAGCGCCTATCTTCCAAAAAGCGTGTTGCCATACTGGGTAGTACCGGTTCTATTGGCACTCAGACACTTGATGTTATCGCGCAACATCCGGATAAGCTTGAAGCGGTAGCTCTTGCCGTGGGTAGACGCACCGATGAAGCTATCGCGCAGGCGCGGGCGGCTGGGGTTTGCTATGTTGCCATAGGAATCAAAGACGCCCCTGCTCCAACCGTTGATACAACGGGTATTGAGGTGTCGTTTGGCAGCGATGCGGTGGTGGCACTCTGTCGCCTGCCCGAGGTTGATGTGGTAGTAAATGCGCTGGTTGGAGCAGCGGGACTGCAAGCTAGTCTTGAGACGCTTGCAGCTGGCAAGGTGCTGGCACTTGCTAACAAGGAATCCCTTGTAGTGGGCGGCGATTTGGTTATGCCGCAGGCAACGCATGAAACGCTGCTGCCTATCGATTCTGAACATGGCGCTATCTATCAGTGCCTTTTGGGCGAAGACCCGCGTGAAGTGCGTCGGTTGTGGGTGACGGCATCGGGTGGACCATTCCGCGGCCGCACTATCAATGAATTGCAGCATATTACTCCTGCCGAAGCGCTTGCGCATCCCACGTGGCATATGGGTCCGAAGATATCTATTGACTCATCGACGCTGATGAATAAGGGTCTTGAGGTTATCGAAGCACATCACTTGTTTGCAATGGATTACGATCGTATCAATGTGGTTGTACAACCGCAGAGTGCTATTCATTCGATGGTTGAATTTTCTGATGGAAGCGTAAAGGCGCATCTGGGGACAACCGATATGCGCATTCCCATTCAGTTTGCACTCAGCTATCCCAAACGGTGGGATGCCCCAGTGGCGCCGCTCGATTTCACTCAGCTGGGGAGTCTTGAATTTGCACCGGCCGATACAGCGACATTTCGCTGTTTAGATTTGGCTCGTGCGGCAGGTCGTACCGGAGGAACACTGCCGTGCGCAATGAATGCCGCTAATGAAGTGGCAGTGGCTGCCTTCCTGGCAGGAAAACTTGATTATTTAGGTATTCCTTGGGTGGTTGAGACGGTTATGGATGTCCATGAGGTCTCTTCGGTCGAAAGCTTTACCCAGCTGCAAGAAATTGATGCTTGGGCGCGTAGTCATGCACGCAGCGCATGCAACGAGCGCACAAAACGGTAA
- the pdxT gene encoding pyridoxal 5'-phosphate synthase glutaminase subunit PdxT produces the protein MTAQKKAGAGIVVGVLAVQGAFIEHERRLEALGATCIELRRGSDVHRNFDCLVLPGGESTVQSKLLHELDMFDTLEEYIENGMPTLGTCAGMILLAHSSEIEGFDTLPITIKRNAYGRQLGSFTACSDQGAPLTFIRAPRISSMDTGVEVLASYNNYPVAVRFANQLACAFHPELDDDPWLHKLLLSLARK, from the coding sequence ATGACTGCTCAGAAGAAAGCCGGCGCCGGCATTGTTGTCGGCGTCCTTGCTGTGCAAGGTGCTTTTATCGAGCACGAACGACGCCTTGAAGCCCTTGGTGCAACCTGTATTGAACTGCGCCGCGGAAGCGATGTACACCGCAATTTTGATTGCCTCGTGCTTCCCGGTGGCGAAAGTACGGTGCAATCAAAACTGCTACATGAACTCGATATGTTCGATACGCTCGAAGAATATATAGAAAACGGTATGCCCACCCTAGGCACGTGTGCCGGCATGATTTTACTAGCACACTCAAGCGAGATCGAAGGGTTTGATACTCTTCCTATAACTATCAAACGTAACGCATACGGACGTCAGCTGGGCAGTTTTACTGCATGCAGCGACCAAGGAGCGCCGCTCACGTTTATCCGCGCGCCACGTATTAGCAGTATGGATACCGGTGTTGAAGTGCTCGCCAGCTATAACAACTATCCTGTCGCGGTGCGCTTTGCCAACCAACTTGCCTGCGCGTTTCATCCAGAGCTTGACGACGATCCGTGGCTGCACAAACTGTTGCTCTCACTTGCGCGAAAGTAA